The following are from one region of the Pseudomonadota bacterium genome:
- a CDS encoding AtpZ/AtpI family protein, whose translation MKESLRAAIARRAQRMHKARSSPQKLWAGLALVGSVGWMIVLPGVGGALLGRWLDARLDTQLSFTLALLLFGMAAGMYTVWRFLLKDLT comes from the coding sequence CTGCGATCGCGCGCCGGGCACAGCGCATGCACAAGGCGCGCTCCTCCCCGCAAAAGCTGTGGGCGGGCTTGGCCCTGGTCGGCTCGGTGGGTTGGATGATCGTGCTGCCCGGCGTGGGCGGCGCGCTGTTGGGGCGTTGGCTCGATGCCAGGCTCGACACCCAGCTCTCGTTCACGCTCGCGTTGCTTCTGTTCGGCATGGCGGCGGGTATGTACACGGTGTGGCGTTTTCTGTTGAAGGATCTTACGTGA